The genomic interval GTCGCGCATGAAGTTGCGCGCCTGGTAATTGCGCACGCCCTCCCAAGGGGTCGTGCCGTCGGACTCCAAATCGTCGATGGAGTAAGCCTCCGGCTCCACTTTCATCAACCAATATCGCTTCGTCTTTGTCATGGTTTCCTTTCGGACAGGGGTCGAGATCATAGCAGCCCGCGTTGACGCCGACCGCCGGGCGCCGTCCTGCTACGCTGGCGGGCATGATCGGGCGGCGGCGGAAAGCGTGCGGTGGGAATCGGCTCTGGCGCTGGAGCCTGACGTTGGCGGTAGGCCTCGCGGCGGCGACCGGAGTGGCGGCCGTTGCCCAGGATCCAATCCCACCCACGGCTAGCCGCCTGCTGGAAGAGATGGTTGCGGCCTACGCCGAGTCCCGGGATCAGGGCTATCGGGATCGAGGCGAGGTACGGATCGACGGCCAGGGGTTTCGCTTCGAGACGGCGGCCGGGCCGGCACCGCTCTTCCGCTTTACCTGGACGGAGCCGGACGGCACCCGTACGGTTCTGTGGCGAGACGACGCGGGGGAGTACCGCTGGAGCGGCAAGACCGGCGAGATGGAAGGCGAGGTACCCCTCCTCGGCGCCCTCAGCGCTCTCCTCTCCGGCGCGGCCTTCGACGCCCTGACGGTGCCTTCCCTTTTGATCGCCGGCGCGGCGGCGTTCGAGCCGGCCGAGGGTTTGGCCGTCGACGGCCCGGAGCGCTGCGGCGAGGCGACCTGTTGGGTGGTCACGCTGGGGCGTTTGGCCGGGACGGTGGAAAGCCGTCTGTGGCTCGACCGTGAATCCTCTCGCCTGCAGCGGGTCGAGATCGATCACTTTCCGCCGCCGGCGCCGGTCGCAGTCGAATCCTTCCGATCCCTGCGGCTCACTCTCGAGGAGGCCGGAGAGGCCATCGCCGGTCCCTCCTTCGACCCTCCGAATCGACCCGACGAAGCGGCGCCCGCGCTGGATCCGGGTGCCTTCGGCGAAACCATCGAGGTGTCGTTGCGGACGATCGCCCTGCGGGCCGTCGATTCGCGCGGCGAACCGATCGCGAATCTCGAGCCGGACGATCTGCGGGTCACCCGTGGCCGCCTGGGCAAGCGGCAGGAGGTGCCGGTGATCGCGGTGGACTGGATCGCGGCGGCCTCCGAGGCGGGCACCGAGCCGACCCTTCGACGGTCCCGGCTGAGAGGTGCTCGGCTGAGAGATGCCGACCCGGCGGAGGAGGCGGCCGTCGGCTTCACCGATGCACCGGTGGGGACGGCTGAGGAGCAGTCGATCCTGTTCTTCATCCAGCCGGACATGCACGCCGTCCGCACCAAGGGGCACCTGCGCATCCTGCCCGAGCTGCGCAAACTGCTCGCCGCCCTGCCGGCCGACGACCGGGCGGCGGTGGTGTCCTTCGACTCCCACCTCAAGCTGTGGCACGACTTCACCCTCGATCGCGACGCCGTCTACCGAGCGATCGAGCGCTCTGTACGTTTCAGCGCCATGCCCGAGGGCCGGCGTCTCAGCGAAGTGAAGCGCGACGGTCCGGGTCTCGCCGAGCATTTCGACGTGCGCGCCGCCCGCGACGTGGCGCGTCCCGAGGAGGCCCTGCGCACGGTGGCCGAGATTCTCGACCGGCTGCCGGGCGAGAAAGCGGTGATCTGGCTGGGCTGGGGGCTCGGGCGCTACGGCGGCGGTGGCGTCAGCATGGGGCGGGACTACTCGCCGGCGGTCCGGCGACTGGCATCGGCCCAGGCCACGGTCTTCGTCCTCGACATTACCGACGCCGACTTCCACACCTTGGAAATCGGCCTCCAGCGCGTCGCCGCGGACACCGGCGGCACCTACGAGCGCACCCACGTCTTCACCGGCCAGGTGGTGCAGCGCCTCGCCCGCACCCTCGCCGGCTACTACCGGGTGACCCTGGCGACGGACGAAATCCCGGACAATCTGCGGGTGACCCTGAGGTCGAAGGAGGGCAGGATACTGCTCAGGCCGGGGCGGGGTTAGGGCTTCGACTTTTCTTTGCGCAGGCGATCCTCGAGCCAATCGATGGCGCCTTTGGCTTCTTCGGAGCGGTCGAAGCGGTCGAGGAGGGCCTTGACGGCCGGTCTGCTGGTGCCGTGGACTTTGCCTTGGATCCAGCTCACCCCTTCGTACGTCGAAACCTCTGGAGACTCTCCGGAATCGTTGACCAGCACAGCCAAGGGATCGACGAACGCGTGGAAGGACTCGCCATCTCTCACGGCACCGCTGGCCTTGAGGCTGAGCAAGAAGCGAATCCCCTCGATGGCACTCAGTGGCACATTGGGGCGGTCAGCTCGATCGAGACCCTGGATCGTTCGACCGACCACATCGGACAGGCTTTGTTCCTCCTGGGATCCGACATTCATCGCCTGAATGAACTCGAAGCTGTCGCCCTCCGCGGTTCGAAGGATCTCCGACACCAGAGCGTCAGAGTCCCGAGCTAAATCCCAGAAGCGCCGATCCAAGTCTCGGAAATCTTCGAACTCGAAAGGGAAGTCAACGATCTCTTCCGCCCACCATCCGCTCTCCAAGTCAGCGAACCGGACGGTCCAAAGATTCTTCCGAGGGTCCAGCGACTGACTTACGACGATGCGATGGCCGCCGGGCGTGAGGATCAGCCAGTGACCTTGAAGAACTGTTCGGTGGATCTTTACTCCTTCTGCCACCAAACCATCGGGCTCCCCTCGCCAGGCAAAGTAGTAGTGGATTCCCAGGGTTTTTTCTTGCCCAGCAGAGATAGTGTGTGGAGCAAGGACGCTCATCCAACACACGATCGCAGCGAAGCCAAGACGACGAAGGGTTGGTGTGTTCTTCACGGAGTCCTCGGAGGGAGGTGGTGCTCCTTGCCGTAAGCGAAACATTTTCGACATCGTCTCACACGGGCGCCGTCTGGGCAGTCGGTTTCGGTGTCTTCCGGTCCGATCGCCGCGCTGCGGCCGGAATTGCCGCGGTTTGACCAAGATGTTGCCGCTGTGGCATTGTCGCGTTTGGAGGTTTTGAACGATGGCGACAATTTTCTTGACCGGCTTTCCGGGCTTTCTCGGGGCCCGGCTGCTGCCGCGGGTACTGGGACGCAATGCGAAGTCGACGGCGGTTTGCCTGATCCAGACCAAATTCGCGGTGGCCGCCCGGCAGCGGGTGGCGGAACTCACCGCCGAGACCCCGGAACTGGCCGGCCGGATCCGGCTGATCGAAGGCGACATCACCCAGCCGGATCTGGGCCTCGAAGGGGCGGAGGCGCGGGAACTGGTGGAAGAAACGACCGAGATCTTCCATCTGGCGGCGGTCTATGACCTGAGCGTGAAGCGCGACCTCGCCATGCGGGTGAATGTGGACGGTACGGTACAGGTGCTGGATTTCGCCCAGCGTTGTCCCCGCCTCGCGCGGCTCCACTACGTGAGCACCTGTTATGTATCCGGTCGCTATGCCGGCATTTTCGCGGAATCGGATCTCGACAAGGGGCAGCGATTCAACAACTTCTATGAGGAAACGAAATTCCTCGCCGAGGTGGAGGTCCAGGAGCGCATGGCCGCCGGCCTGCCGGCGACCATCTACCGGCCGGCCATCGTGGTGGGCGACAGCCGCACCGGCGAGACCCAGAAATACGACGGTCCCTACTACGCCATGCGCTGGGTACTGAAGCAGCCTTTCTTGGCGGTGCTGCCGGTGGTGGGGAAGCCGACCCGCACGCGGGTCAATCTAGTGCCGCAGGACTTCGTGATCGATGCCATCGATTTCTTGAGCGGCCGGCCGGAGTCCGCCGGCAAGGTCTACCAGCTCGCCGATCCGGCGCCGCTGACCGTCGACGAGTTGCTCGACGAGGTGGCCCTCGCCACCCGCCGGCGCCTGATCCGCCTTCCATTGCCGGTGTTCGCCGCCAAGGCCGCGATCGATTGGGTGCCCTTCGTCGAGCGGGTGATGCAGATTCCTTCGAGCACCATCGACTACTTCATTCACCCCACCCACTACACCTGCACCCACACCCAGGCCGACCTCGCCGACTCGGGCATCGCCGTGCCGCCGCTGCCCTCGTACCTGCGCCGCCTGGTCGACTTCATGCGGGAGCACCCGGAAATCGGTTCCGAGGCGATGGTCTGAGCGGTTCCTCGGCGCGTCGCCGTATACCCTTGCGGGGAGACTCAGTCGACGGCCGAAAGGGAGTGGAGACAATGAACAAGCAGGCCTTGGGGACCTTTCTGCTCTGCGCGCTGCTTTGCGCCGCCTGTAGTTCGCCCAACCGGGGCGTTTGGCGCGGCACCTTCGACGGCGATGTCTCCGGCGTGGTCGAGTTTCGGATCAATGCCCGCGGTACCCAGCTCGAAGGATCCCTGGATGGAGAGACTTCCGATGGCGCGCCTTTCGAGGCGGTCATGGAGGGCCGGATCGAAGGCGACGCCTTCTACGCCACCTTCGAGGGAGATGGCCGTTCCGGCATCTACCCGGTGCCGTTCAAGGGTTTCTTGAAGGGGCAGTTGATCGACGGCGCCGGCGGCGGCGAGTGGGAGGCCCAGCTGGAAACGCCCCTCGGCGAACCCTTGGGTGCCAAGCTGTTGGGCGACTGGCAGGTGCAGCAGGTGTCCGAGTAGCCTGACCCTCGTTTTCAGCGGGATGGCGCCTTTCTTGCAGCTTTTTCAGGCCGGCGGGCCCAACTACGATACAATCCCGCCTTCCTACGACCCGCCACAAGTCAATTCAGGAGACATGATGAAAAAACTTTCCGTACTGATAGCGATCCTCTGTCTGGTCTGGGCGGTCGCCGCCTGTGCGCAGGAGGCCGATCAAGCAGCCATGACCAAGCCCGAAGCCCTAGAGGACAAAGCAAGCTACGCCATCGGCATCAACATGGGCCGGGGCATGGCCCAGCAGGGTGTCGATCTGAACATCGACTATCTGGTCAAGGGCATCACCGACGGCATGGTCGAAGACGGCGAAGTGATGCTGACGGACGAGGAGATGCAGACCACCATGCAGGAATTCCAGGCGGCGATGATGGCCAAGCAGCAGGAGAAGGCCAAGGAAGAAGCGGCCAAGAATGAAGCCGCCGGCGCGGCCTACCTGGAAGAGAACAAGACCCGCGAGGGCGTGACGGTGACGGAAAGCGGCCTGCAGTACGAGGTGGTGGAAGAAGGCGACGGCTCGATCCCGACGGCTGAGGATCGGGTGCGCGTGCACTACACCGGCACCTTGATCGACGGCACCAAGTTCGATAGCTCCGTGGACCGCGGTCAGCCGGCGGTGTTTCCGGTGGGCGGCGTGATCCCCGGCTGGACGGAAGCCCTGCAGTTGATGAAAGTC from Acidobacteriota bacterium carries:
- a CDS encoding FKBP-type peptidyl-prolyl cis-trans isomerase, which translates into the protein MTKPEALEDKASYAIGINMGRGMAQQGVDLNIDYLVKGITDGMVEDGEVMLTDEEMQTTMQEFQAAMMAKQQEKAKEEAAKNEAAGAAYLEENKTREGVTVTESGLQYEVVEEGDGSIPTAEDRVRVHYTGTLIDGTKFDSSVDRGQPAVFPVGGVIPGWTEALQLMKVGSKYKLAIPANLAYGERGSPPVIGPGSTLLFDVELIAIEGDGQADAGDQ
- a CDS encoding SDR family oxidoreductase, yielding MATIFLTGFPGFLGARLLPRVLGRNAKSTAVCLIQTKFAVAARQRVAELTAETPELAGRIRLIEGDITQPDLGLEGAEARELVEETTEIFHLAAVYDLSVKRDLAMRVNVDGTVQVLDFAQRCPRLARLHYVSTCYVSGRYAGIFAESDLDKGQRFNNFYEETKFLAEVEVQERMAAGLPATIYRPAIVVGDSRTGETQKYDGPYYAMRWVLKQPFLAVLPVVGKPTRTRVNLVPQDFVIDAIDFLSGRPESAGKVYQLADPAPLTVDELLDEVALATRRRLIRLPLPVFAAKAAIDWVPFVERVMQIPSSTIDYFIHPTHYTCTHTQADLADSGIAVPPLPSYLRRLVDFMREHPEIGSEAMV